CCCGGAAAAGCTTGATTTGGCGGTCCCCCAACATTTCGTCATCTTGCGCCCTGCGCAGCAACTCGATGGCAAGCAAGCCCCACCTCCGGTCTCCTCCCCGTTCGCTCGCCCAGTTCGCCAACACATCGATCAGCTCTTCCGGATTGTCGTATTTGTCCAGAAGCTCGGTCAATTCCGCGACGTCGCGACCTGCATTGTCTTCAAGGAGCTGAATGAAAATGTCCTCTTTGCTTACAAAATTCGAATAAAACGCTCCTTTGGAAAACCCAGCGTCCTCGGCGATGCGTTCGATCGAAGCTCCGCCGTAACCAAACCGGGCCATTATCTGATAAGCGGATTCGAGAAGTTTGTTTCTCGTACGTGCTTGACTTTGCTCACGCGTTAATCGTGCCATTCGCTTTTCCTACCGATGCGGATCCAGACGCCTCAGCGAATTCTCCTCAGTTCGTCATTGCCAGCAATTCACCAATCGACTTCTTCGCATCGCCGTAAAACATGCGGGTGTTCTCCTTGAAGAACAGCGGGTTCTCGATGCCGGAATAGCCGGTTCCTTGGCCGCGCTTGGAAACGAACACCTGCTTTGCCTTCCAGACCTCGAGCACGGGCATGCCTGCGATCGGCGAATTCGGGTCTTCCAGAGCGGCCGGATTGACGATGTCGTTGGAGCCGATGACGATGACCACATCGGTTTCGTGGAAGTCGTCGTTGATCTCGTCCATCTCGAGCACGATGTCGTAAGGGACCTTGGCCTCGGCAAGCAGCACGTTCATGTGCCCGGGCAGGCGTCCGGCAACCGGATGGATGGCGAAGCGGACGCTCTTGCCGGCGGCGAGCAGCTTGCGGGTGAGTTCGGAAACAGCCTGTTGCGCCTGAGCCACTGCCATGCCGTAGCCGGGCACGATGATGACGCTGTCGGCATCGTTGAGTGCCGCCGCCACGCCATCGGCATCGATGGCGATCTGCTCGCCGACGATCT
The window above is part of the Rhizobium sp. BT03 genome. Proteins encoded here:
- a CDS encoding TetR/AcrR family transcriptional regulator yields the protein MARLTREQSQARTRNKLLESAYQIMARFGYGGASIERIAEDAGFSKGAFYSNFVSKEDIFIQLLEDNAGRDVAELTELLDKYDNPEELIDVLANWASERGGDRRWGLLAIELLRRAQDDEMLGDRQIKLFRDQWEGVGNILIRKLGLAPRPPASAFYIGGIVLELTYSGISSFLKDGAPGVLLKIVLGSMYRDSHRANATTAVSK